The Miscanthus floridulus cultivar M001 chromosome 7, ASM1932011v1, whole genome shotgun sequence genome includes a region encoding these proteins:
- the LOC136466172 gene encoding uncharacterized protein — MEVEDLHLCCVDMKAEAAIAQEQVAPLVARVKELEEELTQVASDQDTFRSRAKEATASAKLEKEASKAAEASRVEVQGWKEKAEASWVEAQCWEEKAKELEKEVTRAAEASVVVQAVLEAEIKEHNALQSVARTVCEALESVLESLA, encoded by the exons atggaggtggaggacctccacctttgcTGTGtcgatatgaaggccgaggcggccatagctcaggagcaggtcgcccctttggtggcacgggtcaaggagctagaggaggagctgacccaggTGGCCAGCGATCAggacacctttaggtctcgggctaaagaagcgacggcctctgctaag ctagagaaggaggcttctaaggcggccgaggcttctcgggtcgaggtccagggctggaaggagaaagccgaggcctcttgggtcgaggcccagtgCTGGGAAGAGAAAGCTAAGG agttggagaaggaggtcacccgggcagccgaggcctctgtcgtagtgcaggcggtgctcgaggccgagatcaaAGAGCACAACGCGCTGCAGAGTGTCGCCCGTACCGtgtgcgaggccctggag agcgtgctagagagtttggcgtag